A genomic segment from Gemmatimonadaceae bacterium encodes:
- the pilM gene encoding type IV pilus assembly protein PilM yields the protein MALFGRRKTTVGLDIGSGLIKVAVIDHGKGAPELVKVAITRIQPDAIVEGEVMDPEMVTDAIRASLTAAEVKSKRIVTAVGGRDVIVKKIQTERVTAKQARELIRWEAEQHVPDVGSVELDFEILDSERSAAEMSVLLVAAKRDLVDAKLRLLADAGVTATIVDVDAFALHNAFEVSYPDAMKGIVALVNIGHEITNVNIMDNGVPILTRDLPLGTRRFIEDLQRQHGVTARDAENLIRGYDRSPQLDAVLETRTDEIAVGVERAAASLSGSRNTAQLRAAYVCGGGSGTPGLSDILAARIKMPVEHANPLARLNIRDGALDSFVTDDIAPLLMLPIGLALRQ from the coding sequence ATGGCGCTTTTCGGCCGCAGGAAAACGACAGTAGGACTCGACATCGGCTCCGGCCTCATCAAGGTCGCAGTCATCGATCATGGCAAGGGAGCACCCGAGTTGGTGAAGGTCGCCATCACGCGCATTCAACCGGACGCCATCGTCGAAGGAGAGGTAATGGATCCCGAGATGGTGACCGATGCCATTCGCGCATCGCTGACTGCCGCGGAGGTCAAATCAAAACGCATCGTGACTGCAGTTGGCGGACGCGACGTGATCGTCAAGAAGATTCAGACGGAACGTGTCACGGCAAAGCAGGCGCGCGAGCTGATTCGATGGGAAGCTGAACAGCATGTCCCCGACGTCGGCTCAGTGGAGCTTGACTTCGAGATCCTCGACTCCGAGCGAAGCGCTGCTGAAATGAGCGTGCTTCTTGTTGCCGCAAAACGTGACCTGGTCGATGCGAAGCTGCGTTTGCTTGCTGACGCCGGCGTCACAGCCACCATCGTCGACGTCGATGCGTTCGCGCTTCACAACGCGTTCGAGGTTAGCTATCCCGACGCCATGAAGGGCATTGTCGCGCTGGTGAATATCGGCCATGAAATCACGAACGTAAATATCATGGATAACGGGGTTCCAATCCTCACACGGGATCTGCCACTCGGAACCCGGCGTTTCATTGAGGACCTGCAGCGGCAGCACGGCGTGACTGCTCGCGATGCGGAGAATCTCATCCGCGGCTACGATCGCTCACCCCAGCTGGACGCGGTGCTCGAGACGCGGACAGACGAAATTGCCGTTGGCGTCGAACGGGCGGCAGCTTCTCTCTCCGGCTCGAGAAATACGGCGCAGCTGCGGGCAGCATATGTCTGTGGCGGAGGATCGGGAACACCGGGACTGTCCGACATTCTCGCTGCCCGTATCAAGATGCCGGTGGAACACGCCAATCCGCTCGCGCGGCTGAACATTCGCGATGGAGCACTCGATTCGTTCGTGACCGACGATATCGCGCCGCTCCTCATGCTCCCCATCGGCCTCGCTCTCCGCCAGTAA
- a CDS encoding type II secretion system protein: MRVTRRHELSAARSSSARGFTLIEVIVATAIAGLLGGAVIATLVRQQRFHVAATEMLGVRAQLRDAADVLLSDIRSAAVASYGIPLMTDSAIEMVTVIASSVLCDTPSGATLRLPPSKIANGNTLTSILAEPEAGDVAMLFGAPSNSNSVGRWESIGIVSFSSRSLALSCPASMGFTTEADAASLAQGYSVTLSASPTLAVRKGAPVRFLRRVRYSLYRSGDSRWYLGYRRCATSAPYVCAGVQPVSGPYNGYSSSGTSGLSFRYLDSTGVGIARGSAGVGVARIDVVLRGSTAKDVSLTGDRQKTYRDSTIVSVSPRNRVR, encoded by the coding sequence ATGCGAGTGACTCGCCGTCACGAGCTAAGCGCTGCGCGTTCATCTTCAGCTCGTGGGTTTACGTTGATCGAAGTGATCGTGGCAACGGCGATCGCGGGGTTGCTGGGCGGAGCAGTGATTGCAACGCTTGTTCGCCAGCAGCGGTTCCATGTCGCAGCCACCGAGATGCTTGGCGTGCGGGCCCAGCTGCGGGACGCGGCCGATGTCCTCTTGTCGGATATCCGGAGCGCGGCAGTAGCTTCGTATGGAATCCCGCTGATGACCGATTCCGCGATCGAAATGGTCACTGTCATCGCATCGTCCGTGCTGTGCGATACGCCGTCAGGCGCGACGCTGAGGCTGCCGCCGTCGAAGATAGCGAATGGCAACACGCTCACGTCGATACTTGCCGAGCCGGAAGCGGGAGATGTAGCCATGCTGTTTGGAGCGCCATCGAATTCGAACAGCGTCGGTCGGTGGGAATCGATTGGCATCGTGTCCTTTTCGTCGCGCTCACTCGCTTTGTCGTGTCCGGCGTCAATGGGGTTCACGACCGAGGCAGATGCGGCCTCATTAGCGCAGGGATACTCGGTCACACTCTCCGCCTCGCCGACGCTCGCTGTACGCAAGGGCGCACCGGTGCGCTTCCTCCGGCGTGTCCGATACAGCCTATACCGGTCAGGTGATTCCAGATGGTATCTCGGCTATAGACGATGTGCCACATCGGCGCCATATGTCTGCGCAGGAGTGCAGCCAGTGAGCGGGCCCTACAACGGCTACTCAAGCAGTGGCACCAGCGGGCTGTCGTTTCGCTATCTCGATTCGACCGGCGTCGGGATAGCCCGGGGTTCAGCAGGAGTTGGGGTCGCACGCATCGACGTGGTGTTGCGCGGCTCAACAGCGAAAGATGTGAGCCTTACCGGCGATAGGCAGAAGACATATCGCGATTCGACAATCGTGAGTGTCTCCCCAAGGAACAGAGTCCGATGA
- a CDS encoding prepilin-type N-terminal cleavage/methylation domain-containing protein translates to MQRPPGLRRKARCPFGVTLIEVLIAMMIFTIGALGLAAASASIVRQMGSSDQRANAASTAGARSERFHASGCGITASGTEQAGGLRSEWTVEKSRWSAEQDQRITRQTALGPRADRFLSGRPCE, encoded by the coding sequence ATGCAACGACCGCCAGGATTGCGCCGCAAGGCTCGCTGCCCTTTCGGCGTCACTCTCATCGAAGTTCTGATTGCGATGATGATCTTCACCATCGGCGCTCTGGGATTGGCGGCAGCATCGGCCTCGATCGTTCGACAGATGGGATCGAGTGATCAGCGAGCCAATGCCGCGTCGACTGCTGGCGCGCGGTCCGAACGCTTCCACGCTTCCGGATGCGGGATCACTGCCAGCGGCACCGAACAGGCGGGTGGCTTGCGATCCGAGTGGACGGTCGAAAAGAGCAGATGGTCGGCCGAGCAGGATCAGCGGATAACGAGGCAAACTGCGTTGGGCCCGCGCGCGGACAGGTTCCTATCGGGTAGACCATGCGAGTGA